ATGCGGTAACCAATTATTTAAAACAAAAAGGGGTTTCTAGTGGAAGACTTACAACCAATTGGTTTGGTGAAACTCAACCATTACATGATAATTCAACAGCAGAAGGAAGAGCAAAAAACAGACGTGTAAATATTGCTATTTTGCCTAATGAAAAAATGATACAAGACGCTAAAACACAATCAGGAAATTAAAAAACAATAATTATATTTGTATAAATCTCGTTTTCAATGTTATTTTGAAAACGAGATTTTTTATTTAAAACCAACCCAATGAACCAACTACTAAATTTTATAAAAGTACACACACAACTTCCAGAAGTTTCCATAAAAAACACTGTTGAATTATTAAACGAAGACTGTACAATCCCTTTCATTTCCCGCTATAGAAAAGAACGTACTGGTAATTTAGATGAGGTTCAAATTGGTGATATTGTAAAATTTAAAGAACAGTTTGAAGCTTTAGAAAAACGAAAAGTTGCTATTTTAAAAGCTTTGGAAGAACAAGGCGTTTTAACTTCGGAATTAAAACAAAAAATAGAAACGACCCAAGATTTAACGACACTTGAAGATTTATATCTCCCATTTAAAAAAAGCCGAAAAACGAAAGCAGAAACCGCCAGAAAAAACGGTTTAGAACCTTTGGCTAAAATTATTATGAGCCAAAACGCTAATGATGTTGAATCAATTGCTTTTAAATATGTAAAAGGAGATATAAACACTGTTGAAGAAGCTTTAGAAGGTGCACGCCATATTATTTCAGAATGGATTAATGAACGTACCGATGTTAGAAACAACATCCGTCAACAATTAGAACGTTTTGCAATGATTTCTACAAAAGTGGTGAAATCCAAAATAGATGATGAAAAAGCTCAAAAATTTCGAGATTATTTTGAATGGGAAGAATCTTTAAGTCGCATTCCTTCTCACAGATTACTCGCCATGTTAAGAGCGGAGAGCGAAGGGGTTATTAAGGCAAAAATTGACATTGACGATGAAAAAGCTTTGAATAAGATTGAAGATAGAATTATTCGTTCTAGTAATGAATGTGCAGAACAAATACAAATAGCTATTAAAGATGCTTATAAACGTTTATTATTACCGTCATTAAGCAACGAAGCTCTGCAAATTGCAAAAGCTAAAGCCGATGAAGCCGCTATTTCAGTTTTTGCAAAAAATTTAAAACAACTTTTGTTAGGGTCTCCTTTGGGTGAAAAACGGGTTTTGGCAATTGATCCTGGTTTTGTTAGTGGTTGTAAAGTGGTGTGTTTGGATGCGCAAGGTCAATTAAAATATAACGAAACTATTTATCCGCACCCACCAAAAAACGATGTTATTGGTGCTATGAAAAAAATTAGTTCGCTTACCGAAGCATATCAAATTGAAGCGATTGCCATTGGAAACGGAACAGCATCTCGAGAAACGGAAGCTTTTATAAGAAAAATTCATTTTAAAAATGATATTCAGGTATTTGTAGTAAGTGAAGCAGGAGCCAGTATTTATTCGGCTTCTAAAATAGCCAGAGAAGAATTTCCTAATTATGATGTAACGGTTCGTGGTTCAGTATCTATTGGTCGGCGTTTACAAGATCCTTTAGCCGAATTGGTAAAGATTGACGCTAAATCCATTGGTGTTGGTCAATATCAGCATGATGTAGACCAAACAAATCTTCAGAAGTCATTAGATTTTGTGGTTGAAAACTGCGTAAATGCAGTTGGAGTAAACATTAATACAGCAAGCAAGAGTTTATTAAGTTATGTGTCGGGAATTGGACCCAAACTAGCTGAAAATATTGTGGCTTATCGTGATGAAACAGGTGCGTTTACCTCAAGAAATGCTATAAAAAAAGTGCCTCGTTTAGGAGGAAAAGCCTTTGAGCAAGGTGCTGGGTTTTTAAGAATTAAATTTGCTTCAAATCCGTTAGACGATTCGGCGGTTCATCCAGAACGTTACGATTTGGTTAAACAAATGGCTAAAGATTTAGATAAAAGTGTTCAAGATTTAATTGGAAATAAAGAACAACTTCAAAAAATAGATTTAAAAAAATATTGCACAGATACTGTTGGGTTACCAACACTTCAAGACATTATAAGTGAACTAGAAAAGCCAGGTTTGGACATTCGCGAGCAAGCCAAAGTGTTTACTTTCAATCAAAATATAAAAACTATTAACGATTTACAAGAAGGGCAACTTCTTCCTGGAATTGTGAATAATATTACCAACTTTGGTTGTTTTGTTGATGTGGGCATTAAAGAAAGTGGACTCATTCATGTATCAAATTTATCAGATAGTTTTGTTAGTGATGTAAACGCACATGTAAGCTTGCATCAACAAATAATTGTTAAAGTTTTAGAGGTTGATATTCCGCGAAAGCGTATCCAACTAAAGCTACATAAATAAAAAGTTAAATTAACGTCATTGGCGAGGTACGAAGCAATCTCTTAACCAAACTAAAAAAGGTTTCGTATATATTAAGAGGTTACGTCGTACCTCCCTTGCAATGAGGTAATACATTTTCTATATTAATTAAGAAGCCATTTTAACAATTAGAGGTTCTGAAATAGCGCTTTTAATCAATGTGTGCCATTTTTCAATACGTTGTAATTCAAAATCTTCACTTAAATCGTCATCAATATTAAAAAAATTAAGGATCAGATTGGGCTTTGCTGATGATTTATAAACAAATTCTAAGTCTAAACTTTTTAAGAACAGCGATTTATTTGATCCATTATTATAGTTTTTAAGAATGTTACATTGCTTAACTTCATTTAAGTTAACATCGTTAATAACATGAGATTTATCTGAATTAAATTTTATGTATGTTAAAGTGTTGTTTTTAGTGCTAATGCCAATAAAATTTTTGCGCCAAACTTCTTTAAGGCTGTATAACAACCCATTATTTTTTACTAAGGCATTGGCTTGTTTTTTTATACTCACTGTGTTTTTTGTTCCATTATAAATGAATAGAAAAAAAGGAAGGAACACGCTTAAAACCAAAAGCGTAGAAATAAATATTAATGAAATTTTCATCTTATATGTTTTAAATTAATTTTTTTGAATAGGTAAATAAGCCAGTAAAATACTTTATGGCTATGGGTCAATTCACTAAAATTAATGGCTACAAGAACGAATGGAACGGGTAAATAATACTCCGGGTCGTTAAATTTAAATCGATAAAGTCGCAAACCTTTAAATACTGCAATTCATTTTCAAAAACCGTTTTATTTGAAGTGTTTTTGGTGTAAAAACGATTTTCGGTGGGTGGTTCTTTGTCCTTCTCAAAACTTACTAATTCTTGAAAAGAATTATTGGTGGTAATGGCTAAGGCATTGAAAGAATGATCAATTTTAACATCATGTGTCGTTGGAATTTTTTTTATAGCTAAATCGCCTCCCGTTTCAGAAAGAAACAAGGAGAATAAACTTAACGCAAGCGTTAAAAGTAAACTGTTAAACTTTAGCATTTAATAAAAATTACAAAGTGTAAATGTATAAATAAAGCTTGTTAAAAAATTAATAAAATTTTATAAATAAAAAATGCGAACCTTTTAGGGTCGCATTTTATTTTATAAAACAAGTGTAAATTACTTGTTCATGTTTTTCATTTCATTAGTAAAAGTATCTAAATCGACAGCATTACTTACTAATGTTAAGGCTTTATCAACAATATATTTTACATTTTCTGGATGAAATCCTAAACCAACACTAATTTTCCTAAGTAAAACTTCTTCATTATCACCTTTTATATGGTCTACATAAACCATACGTGCTAAATCGTATAAACGCTCTAAACGTCTATCATAATCATGTGGTGGATTAATAGGATGTGATTTATAATCTTGTAAAATAATTTTATAATCTCCTTCACTAATATCTAAATTACGGGCTAATCGGTCTAAAAACGCTTTTTCTTCCTCAGAAATCACACCGTCATCCATCGCAACACGTACAATAGACGCAAAATGGTCTTCATTACGCTTTTTAAATCCACTATCAAATAAATCTGAAAACGACATATCTTTTTTGTTTTAAGTGTGCAAACCTACATATTTTTTTCGTTTTTTTTATACTTGTTAAAGTGAAAAAAATATTAAAATAATTCCTTTAATGTAAGTTATTCAATAGAAATCATTTTAAAAAAAATATCAAAGTACTTTTTTTAGTATTTTCCACGAAGGTGAGTTACATTTTCTATTATACCTTTTTAAAAAGGATGAAGCTACCAATACAGAGCATTTTCGTTTTTTTATTTGAAAATACTGATACTAAAATTGCTAATGTGTGCGCCATATAAAATAATAACATTTTAACAAAGTAAAAAACATTTGCGAATTTTTAGCAAAACATTTTTAAAATAATTCTAAACCGTATATTTGCAGTCTTAAAACCCTATTGTTAGGTGAGTAAAACCATATTATCTCAAACCTATGTACAGACTTTGCAAATGCAAAATCTGCAAAATTCTATTACCCAAACTAAAAGTAGAGTTCATTTAAAAGGACTTGTCGGTTCATCATTTTCCTTTGTAATTGCCAGTATTTTTAACCAAAACGACTTGCCTTTTTTATTGGTTTTTAACGATAAAGAAGAAGCCGCTTTCTATTTAAATGACCTAGAGCAACTTTGTAGTGATAAAGATGTATTGTTTTATCCAGGCAGTTACCGTAGGCCTTATCAAATAGAAGAAACCGACAATGCTAATGTGTTATTGCGTGCTGAGGTATTGAATCGTATAAATTCACGTAAAAAACCGGCGATTATTGTTACTTACCCCGATGCGCTTTTCGAGCAAGTGGTTACTAGAAAAGAATTAGAACGTAACACTTTAAAAGTATCGGTAAAGGATAAACTATCTATCGATTTTGTAAATGAAGTCCTGTTTGAATACCAATTTAAACGCGTTGATTTTGTTACCGAACCAGGAGAGTTTTCTGTTCGTGGGGGTATTGTTGATGTGTTTTCATTTGCAAATGATACGCCTTATCGTATTGAATTTTTTGGAGATGAAGTTGATAGCATTCGAACTTTTGATGTCGAAACCCAACTTTCTATAGAACAAACCAATAAAATTAATATCATTCCCAACGTAGCTAATAAGCTACTGCAAGAAAGTCGCCAGAGTTTTTTGCAATACATGGCTCAAAAAACAGTGGTTTGTTTTAAAAATGTCGATTTATTCTTTTCAAGAATAGATGATTTTTACAGTAAAGCCGAAGATGCTTTTAAAACCTTGTCTTCAGAAATAAAACATGCACCACCAGAAGAGTTATTTTGTAATTCAACCATATTAAAAAGACAATTACTTGATTTTTCAATAATCGAATTTGGAACAACAACATTTATTAATAGTACCGTCATTGCAAGAGAAACGAAGCAACCTGTTTCTAATGGAGAGATTGCTTCGTCGAAAGCCACTCACAATGACGAAATAGTTTTTAATACAACACCACAACCTTCTTTTAATAAACAATTTGATTTGTTAATTGAAGATTTAAATACGAATCACGATAAAGGATATACCAATTATATTGCCTGCGTAAGTGAGCAACAAGCCAAACGATTCCACGATATTTTTGATGATTCGCATCTAGAAGTAAAACCTTACAAGGCTATAGTACTCTCGTTACATCAAGGTTTTATAGATCACGATAATCAAATAGTTTGTTATACCGATCATCAAATTTTTGAACGTTACCATAAGTTTCATGTAAAAAATGGCTATGCCAAAAAACAAGCCATCACTTTAAAAGAACTTACCAATTTAGATATTGGCGATTATGTTACGCATATCGATCATGGTATTGGACGTTTTGGTGGCCTTCAAAAAATAGATGTTGAAGGTAAAAAACAAGAAGCCATTAAATTAGTTTATGGAGAGCGCGATGTACTTTATTTAAGCATACACTCGTTACATAAAATAACTAAGTTTAATGGTAAAGACGGAAAACCTCCAAAAATTTATAAACTTGGTAGTACCGCTTGGAAAACGCTTAAAGAAAAAACAAAATCAAGAGTAAAGCATATTGCGTTCAATCTTATAAAATTATACGCCAAACGTAAAACTGAAAAAGGTTATCAATACAACCCCGATAGTTATATGCAACACGAGTTGGAGGCCTCTTTTATTTATGAAGATACACCCGATCAAAGTACGGCTACCGCCGATATTAAAGCCGATATGGAAAGTGAACGCCCCATGGATCGTTTAATTTGTGGTGATGTAGGCTTTGGCAAAACAGAAGTTGCCATTCGTGCAGCATTTAAAGCGGTTGATAATGGCAAACAAGTAGCCGTTTTAGTACCAACAACTATTTTGGCGTATCAACATTCTAGAACTTTTGCAGAACGTTTAAAAGATTTCCCAGTAACGGTAGATTATGTAAACCGTTTTAGAACCGCTAAAGAAAAACGCGAAACACTTGAAAAATTAGAAAATGGTAGCGTCGATATTATTATTGGAACGCATCAACTGGTAAATAAATCTGTGAAATTTAAGGATCTAGGATTGCTTATTGTTGATGAAGAACAAAAGTTCGGCGTAGCAGTAAAAGAAAAACTAAAAACACTAAAAGACAATGTAGATGTGTTAACACTAACGGCTACACCTATACCTAGAACACTTCAGTTTAGTTTAATGGCGGCACGTGATTTATCCGTTATCACAACACCGCCACCAAACCGCTACCCTATTGAAAGTCATGTGATTCGTTTTAACGAAGAAGACATTCGGGATGCGGTGAGTTATGAAATTGAACGCGGCGGACAAATTTTCTTCATTCATAACCGTATAGAAAATATCAAAGAAGTGGCAGGCTTGATTCAACGGTTGGTACCCGATGCTAAAATTGGTATTGGGCACGGACAATTGGATGGCAAAAAGTTAGAAGAACTCATGCTCTCTTTTATGAATGGGGCTTTTGATGTTCTGGTAAGTACCACCATTGTTGAAAGTGGCTTAGATGTTCCAAACGCCAACACCATTTTCATCAACAATGCTAATAATTTCGGTTTGAGTGATTTGCATCAAATGCGTGGTCGTGTAGGGCGTAGTAACAAAAAAGCATTTTGTTATTTTATAACTCCAGAGTATTCAGCAATGACTGATGATGCTCGAAAACGTATCACAGCATTAGAGCAATTTACTGAGCTTGGAAGTGGTTTTAATATTGCGATGAAAGATTTAGAAATTCGTGGTGCAGGCGATTTATTGGGCGGTGAACAAAGCGGGTTTATAAACGAAATAGGCTTCGATACGTATCAAAAAATATTAAACGAAGCCATTGAAGAACTCAAAGAAAATGAGTTTAAAGATTTATATGAAGATAATGCTATCGAAAAAGTATATGTAAAAGATGTAACAATTGATTCGGATTTTGAGTTGCTGTTCCCAGACGATTATGTGAATAATATAGCCGAACGATTAAGCTTGTATACTAAACTTAACGATATAAAAACGGAAGCCGAATTACAAAAATTTGAAGCCGAATTAATCGATCGTTTTGGTGAATTACCGAAACAAGTAATCGGTTTACTAAATAGTGTTCAAATAAAATGGATTGCCACCAAAGCAGGCTTTGAAAAAATTGTAATGAAACAAGGTAAACTCATTGGTTATTTTATAAACGACCAACAAAGCAGTTTCTACCAAAGCACTAATTTTACACGGGTGCTTCAGTTTGTTCAATCAAATTCAAGCATCTGTAAAATGAAAGAGAAACAAACTCGAAACGGTTTGCGCTTAATGCTAACATTTGAAAATATTAAATCGGTAAAACAAGCGTTAAATGTATTACAACCCATTGCGGTGTAATTATTGTGCTTATATAAAAACCTTAAGCTCGGATGCTTTTGAAACTTTGAAACTTTGAAAAACATGTTATTTAAGATTGTTGCATTATTAATACTATTACCACAAATACTTTTGGCTCAACACACCATTAAAGGTGTGTTTTCGCCAGCAAATGATTATAAAGTGGTTTTATTGTATAAAGTAACGCCAACCGTGTCAGAATACATTACAAATGCAGAGATTCAAAAAGACGGTAGCTTTCAATTTCAATTAGACACTTCTGCTAAAACGGGTATATACAGAATTGTTTATGCGGTTCCACAAGAAGACTTTAATTTTGATGTTATTTACAACGGAAAGGAAGATATTGCGCTTACTTTTAATACTGAAACTGGCATTTTGTTTAAATCATCAACCGAAAATAAATTACTATCATCTTATACAAGCAGTATGTCTGCTATTACCCAAAGTATCAACAACTATTTTAGAGAAGGCCGTAAAGATACTTTGGCTTTGAGGGCTATTTTTAAAACACAACGTGAAACACAAATTCGCTACGAAAAACAGGCAGAAAACACCATAGCATTACATTTTATAAAAGCAAATAAACCATATATTCCTAAAAAGTATGAAGATGTTAAAACCTATGTAAAAAATTTAAAAAACCGTTATTTTGACAATATAGATTTTAATAATAAAACACTTCAAAGTTCTAGTTTTTTACAGGAAAGAATGCTTAATTATGTCTTTGGAATATCGACTGAAGGTAAAGACGAGATTACCAATTATAAAAATAATATTGACGTATTCTATAGTGCTATAAAAACCATACCAGCCAGCATTAAGCGTATTCTATTGGTAGACTTATGG
The genomic region above belongs to Mariniflexile litorale and contains:
- the mfd gene encoding transcription-repair coupling factor gives rise to the protein MSKTILSQTYVQTLQMQNLQNSITQTKSRVHLKGLVGSSFSFVIASIFNQNDLPFLLVFNDKEEAAFYLNDLEQLCSDKDVLFYPGSYRRPYQIEETDNANVLLRAEVLNRINSRKKPAIIVTYPDALFEQVVTRKELERNTLKVSVKDKLSIDFVNEVLFEYQFKRVDFVTEPGEFSVRGGIVDVFSFANDTPYRIEFFGDEVDSIRTFDVETQLSIEQTNKINIIPNVANKLLQESRQSFLQYMAQKTVVCFKNVDLFFSRIDDFYSKAEDAFKTLSSEIKHAPPEELFCNSTILKRQLLDFSIIEFGTTTFINSTVIARETKQPVSNGEIASSKATHNDEIVFNTTPQPSFNKQFDLLIEDLNTNHDKGYTNYIACVSEQQAKRFHDIFDDSHLEVKPYKAIVLSLHQGFIDHDNQIVCYTDHQIFERYHKFHVKNGYAKKQAITLKELTNLDIGDYVTHIDHGIGRFGGLQKIDVEGKKQEAIKLVYGERDVLYLSIHSLHKITKFNGKDGKPPKIYKLGSTAWKTLKEKTKSRVKHIAFNLIKLYAKRKTEKGYQYNPDSYMQHELEASFIYEDTPDQSTATADIKADMESERPMDRLICGDVGFGKTEVAIRAAFKAVDNGKQVAVLVPTTILAYQHSRTFAERLKDFPVTVDYVNRFRTAKEKRETLEKLENGSVDIIIGTHQLVNKSVKFKDLGLLIVDEEQKFGVAVKEKLKTLKDNVDVLTLTATPIPRTLQFSLMAARDLSVITTPPPNRYPIESHVIRFNEEDIRDAVSYEIERGGQIFFIHNRIENIKEVAGLIQRLVPDAKIGIGHGQLDGKKLEELMLSFMNGAFDVLVSTTIVESGLDVPNANTIFINNANNFGLSDLHQMRGRVGRSNKKAFCYFITPEYSAMTDDARKRITALEQFTELGSGFNIAMKDLEIRGAGDLLGGEQSGFINEIGFDTYQKILNEAIEELKENEFKDLYEDNAIEKVYVKDVTIDSDFELLFPDDYVNNIAERLSLYTKLNDIKTEAELQKFEAELIDRFGELPKQVIGLLNSVQIKWIATKAGFEKIVMKQGKLIGYFINDQQSSFYQSTNFTRVLQFVQSNSSICKMKEKQTRNGLRLMLTFENIKSVKQALNVLQPIAV
- a CDS encoding TlpA disulfide reductase family protein; this encodes MLFKIVALLILLPQILLAQHTIKGVFSPANDYKVVLLYKVTPTVSEYITNAEIQKDGSFQFQLDTSAKTGIYRIVYAVPQEDFNFDVIYNGKEDIALTFNTETGILFKSSTENKLLSSYTSSMSAITQSINNYFREGRKDTLALRAIFKTQRETQIRYEKQAENTIALHFIKANKPYIPKKYEDVKTYVKNLKNRYFDNIDFNNKTLQSSSFLQERMLNYVFGISTEGKDEITNYKNNIDVFYSAIKTIPASIKRILLVDLWQEMVDLRLEPVANHISKNYLLNIANLLKDKELVDTLTRYSNLSIGHKAPDFPILIESNNKKEIIRLSELNNAEKYIIVFWSSTCSHCLEEIPQLHTFVKSRIKSKLKVIAIGLEDDNKAWKEKIKNYPEFLHVLGLGKWDNKIGNDYDVTATPAYFVLDKNKNIIEKPDSFEALKISFK
- a CDS encoding TerB family tellurite resistance protein; protein product: MSFSDLFDSGFKKRNEDHFASIVRVAMDDGVISEEEKAFLDRLARNLDISEGDYKIILQDYKSHPINPPHDYDRRLERLYDLARMVYVDHIKGDNEEVLLRKISVGLGFHPENVKYIVDKALTLVSNAVDLDTFTNEMKNMNK
- a CDS encoding Tex family protein, translating into MNQLLNFIKVHTQLPEVSIKNTVELLNEDCTIPFISRYRKERTGNLDEVQIGDIVKFKEQFEALEKRKVAILKALEEQGVLTSELKQKIETTQDLTTLEDLYLPFKKSRKTKAETARKNGLEPLAKIIMSQNANDVESIAFKYVKGDINTVEEALEGARHIISEWINERTDVRNNIRQQLERFAMISTKVVKSKIDDEKAQKFRDYFEWEESLSRIPSHRLLAMLRAESEGVIKAKIDIDDEKALNKIEDRIIRSSNECAEQIQIAIKDAYKRLLLPSLSNEALQIAKAKADEAAISVFAKNLKQLLLGSPLGEKRVLAIDPGFVSGCKVVCLDAQGQLKYNETIYPHPPKNDVIGAMKKISSLTEAYQIEAIAIGNGTASRETEAFIRKIHFKNDIQVFVVSEAGASIYSASKIAREEFPNYDVTVRGSVSIGRRLQDPLAELVKIDAKSIGVGQYQHDVDQTNLQKSLDFVVENCVNAVGVNINTASKSLLSYVSGIGPKLAENIVAYRDETGAFTSRNAIKKVPRLGGKAFEQGAGFLRIKFASNPLDDSAVHPERYDLVKQMAKDLDKSVQDLIGNKEQLQKIDLKKYCTDTVGLPTLQDIISELEKPGLDIREQAKVFTFNQNIKTINDLQEGQLLPGIVNNITNFGCFVDVGIKESGLIHVSNLSDSFVSDVNAHVSLHQQIIVKVLEVDIPRKRIQLKLHK